A region from the Actinoplanes sp. OR16 genome encodes:
- a CDS encoding nitroreductase translates to MSNAEEVKKALVQAADAARFAPSIHNTQPWRWVVQSGELRLFGVTERQLTEQDPEGRMLLLSCGTALHHAQVALEAEGWRYEISRPDTPENGPLAIITLTEREPIRPEATRHFQMLQVRRTDRRTVTDDAVPESVLTFLTKAAEEGGARLHVLNRDQVIELAVAVEQSQKAQDTDERLRAEMANWVGGEREDGTGIPASALPEELPLTTVAERDFQAKGTLAAGGGHDRSATYAVLYGTGDDSVDWLRGGEALSRLWLTAAEQAVSLLPLSGPVEIPSSRVALREMLGGLGWPFLALRLGSLDPAHSAPPKTPRLPAGQVIEIVD, encoded by the coding sequence ATGAGCAACGCGGAAGAGGTCAAGAAGGCCCTGGTGCAGGCTGCGGACGCTGCACGATTCGCTCCTTCGATCCACAACACTCAACCGTGGCGCTGGGTCGTGCAGAGCGGTGAGCTCCGGCTTTTCGGCGTGACCGAGCGGCAACTCACCGAGCAGGACCCGGAGGGCCGGATGCTGCTGCTCAGCTGCGGCACCGCCCTGCACCACGCCCAGGTGGCGCTCGAAGCCGAGGGCTGGCGCTACGAGATCTCCCGGCCGGACACCCCGGAGAACGGGCCGCTGGCGATCATCACGCTGACCGAGCGGGAGCCGATCCGGCCCGAGGCCACCCGGCACTTCCAGATGTTGCAGGTCCGGCGCACCGACCGGCGCACGGTCACCGACGACGCCGTCCCGGAGAGCGTGCTGACGTTCCTGACCAAGGCCGCCGAGGAGGGCGGCGCCCGGTTGCACGTCCTGAACCGGGACCAGGTCATCGAACTGGCCGTCGCGGTCGAGCAGTCGCAGAAGGCGCAGGACACCGACGAGCGCCTGCGCGCCGAGATGGCGAACTGGGTCGGCGGCGAGCGCGAGGACGGCACCGGCATCCCGGCCTCGGCGCTTCCCGAGGAGCTGCCGCTCACCACCGTCGCCGAGCGTGACTTCCAGGCCAAGGGGACGCTCGCGGCAGGCGGTGGGCACGATCGGAGCGCGACGTACGCCGTCCTCTACGGCACCGGCGACGACTCCGTCGACTGGCTGCGTGGTGGCGAGGCGCTGAGCCGGTTGTGGCTGACCGCCGCCGAGCAGGCCGTGAGCCTCCTGCCGCTCAGCGGCCCGGTGGAGATCCCGTCGAGCCGGGTCGCCCTGCGGGAGATGCTGGGCGGCCTGGGCTGGCCGTTCCTCGCGCTGCGGCTCGGCAGCCTCGACCCGGCCCACTCGGCGCCGCCGAAGACGCCGCGCCTGCCGGCCGGCCAGGTCATCGAGATCGTCGACTGA